In Toxoplasma gondii ME49 chromosome V, whole genome shotgun sequence, the DNA window agACAGCGGGACACGCATGTGGATCTTGAATCAGCTGGCAGTTCTGCCTTCCGGAATCTGATGAAGGCATGGGAGCGTGAATCTATTTACGTATATAAACTGGCATCGGCTTACTTCGTTTGATACTCCGACGTCAGGAGGCGATTCAGCATCCTCAgctcctctgcttcgacCCAAAGCTGCCTGTggtaaacagagacaaagcgAGACGCGCACAGAACGTGAGACCTCCTCTCCGGAAATCTTGTATGCTTTTTTTGCGTGGTCCGCTCTGGCCCTCCACCGGCTCGAGtaaggcgagagaacgaaacgcATAGAAGGTTGAAAGCCCAGTTTGCCATGTCGCTGCCGCAGAACGAGTTCTGGAAAGCGTTTccgcctctcgcctgctcGACTCTGTTCTTACCGCATCGCCAGCAGCTTTCGGAAGTCTGCCTCCATTCTTTGTCTCATGTACTCGCCAAATTCGCTGCTTCCTGGATTCGCTTGATGAAGACGGCAGACCAAGATGTCCTGAGTCCGCGAAAGAGCCAGGGaacgcgcgtctctcttttgaaGGCACTGCGCATGTTCCATCTTGACGCCTCTCCACCGTGACACCACATTTGTTTCTACGCTCAGTCTCACCACACTCGTTACTCTTCTGATCCCAGGATCCAAAAGACGAATACACACTCAAGTTCACACATGCATTTATACGCAGACCTGCATTCATAGATGtgcagatatatatgcatgtacatatataatatgtgtgtgtatacgtatatatatatatatatatatatgtatatatttatatatatatatatatgtatttatatatatggatgtatgGAAATGTACGTGAATAAGCGAAGATTTTTGAAGTTAGGGGGTCGCTTTGAAGAAAGTACTGGAGAGGTGGACAAGACAGGAGTTGAAGGATTTCTCACCTGTTGGCTTTCATTGATGCCGTGGCGACTCGAAGCTTCTtccgcgcgtttcttcgcaagctgcagcagctgctgcatgcatgtgtccCTTCGATCTGAAAAAAGCCAAAGCCGATTTTTTAAGTTTTACTTCTTAATTTAAGAACAGAATGTTGATCTTAAAGAGGCGCAACGCCCAATAACTGACAGTGAGGACTTCAACACTCACGGGGGTCCCTACTACGACcttcgttgtcttttctctgtctcctacGCTGGTTTTCCACGTCCTACTACTCTCTCCGTGCAtgctctgtgtttttctcgctcACCGGCGACGGCGTCTTGAAGTCTGTCGAGTTCGGCGAGGTCGAGGTTGTGGTAGTCggcgttgcatgcaaaggcCTCCTGGAGAATGGTCTGCGGCTCTCGCCCACACCCAAAGTGAATGCGTTCCTCGCGAGCGCTTCCCTTCGCAGACTCCGCGACGCACGCATCCCGCGCGTTCTCTTCAccctgcttcttccgcttgACCAAGGCAGGGGCATCACCTGAAGCCTCGCCTCGCTCGCCTGCCGCCGCCTGCTCGGGAGCGCGCCGGGGCGAAGCGAGTGTGGCGCCGCGGAAGCCCGCGCGCGGCAGGAGGTGGGCGAGGAGGCGTTGGGAGGAAGCGTCGAGGGCAACAGCGACAGGACTTTTtatcttttctctgtcgcctccgaGGCCGGCGTCCAGCGAGAGGCCCGGCGCATGCGCCCCCGGCGAGGGCCTGGGGAGCTTGGACGGAAATGCCGCCGCGCGGGGGGGAACGGCCGCGCTCGCGGGTCTCAGTTCCTCCTTGTCGACAAGGTAGGACGGCACAGTGACGCGCGCTCCTCGGGGTGCGGCGTCTTCACTTCGCTGGTCGCGCCGCGCGTCGCCGCAggcctctgcctcgtcctCGCGACGCTTCTTCGAGAGGCCGAGACCGCCGTCTGCACGCTCGGCCATCTCCGCGTCTTCCGGACTCGCGTTGGGGCCGACAGAGCGCGCCAAGGCAGTGGCAGtaggcttcttctctcgcgacgAGAGGGGCGAGGCCTCGCGAGCTCTCCCGTGTCGCGGCACAAAGATGATGCTGCTGCCGTCCGGACAGACGAGGGCGCCGTCCTGGGCCTGTTGCTCGTGGTTCGCGCGGAGCCAAGATTTTCTCAGGAGACTCAGAGGCGGCGTCGACGCCGCCCCCGGCCGCCCACCGCCTCGCGCCTTCCCAGGTGCActcgcgtccttctcgctcGACGACGAGTCACCCTTCTCCACGTCCGAACTCCGCTTCTCGCGTACACCCTGCGCGTTAGGTTCCGAGACTGCCGTTGCGCTTCGGAGGCCGCGGCTGCGCGCGACTGGCTTCCCGAGCAGGCGCGTCGTCTTGTACAGGCGCGTCGCGGAAAGCCCCTCGCTGCGCGGGGTCGCCTCGCTGGAACTCTCCTCGGCCTTGGGCAGCGCCGCGCGCAACGCACCCTTCTTACGCCCACCGTCACTCCCCAAAGAAATTTCAAAGGCCTCGCCGCCGCGCCCGCGCGTCGTCTTTGGCTCGGAGCCGAAGCCCAGCGTCTCAACGTCGGGAGACGCCGAGTCCGGAAGATTCGGGACCGGAGAAGCCGCTCCGAGGGACGTCCGCGAGGCTCCGAAGGGTGAGGCGCAGGCCGCGCGAGTCCCGCGGAGCCGCGGCAGCAGCGAGGCTCTTTCGGGGGCGGCTCTGGAGCCCGTGGCGAGTTTCCGCGACGTCGAGCGCGTAGCCAGAAACGCAGGCCCGTTCTCCATCTCACCCTCTTCGGCGTCCAAGTCCTGCGAGCTCCGAaactcttcgctgcttcccgACGACGCTTGCAACCGCGTCAACGGACGGCCCATCCCGAGGCTCGGCCCAGGCCCCGTCACGGGTCGTGCGACCGAACCGCCACTCGAGGCCCCCCTGTatctcttgtctctctctccgctcggCTCCGCGTCCTCTGCGCTCTTTGGCTCGCCGCCTCGACGCTCAAGCTGCGGCGATGCCTGCGAAGTTGCGGGGCGGCTTGGTCGCACGCTCGCCGCTCGCCTCTGAGCCGTCTGGGCGCTGCCGCAGCTCGAGAGTCTCTCACAAGAGCTCGGCGCACAAGTGCTCGCGCTCAAgctgctcctgtctctctggacgTCTGCGCCTGCGGCGACCCCTGGGCCGAGTCCTGCAGCGAGGCGCAGCGGTCCGCTGGCGTGCATctccgcgtctgtctctgcgcgcGCGTCGCTCGAGCTCGACGCTTCCTCGTGAAGTTTCTCCAAACTCGACCGCGCCGGAACTGTCTCCGGGCGCGCGCGCGACCGCGTTGAGCCTTGGGCCCGCGGGCCCGCCGCGCTTCCCGCGCGCCCCAGGCCCTCGCCCTTGGCTCGTGCGCCCTTCGCGGAGACACGCGACGGCGAGCCGGAttcgagaggcgagagggcATGAGTTGCCTCCGCGAGATGTGGGGTCGGAAACTCTCCGAGCGCGCCCAAGTGCGGCTCGTCGAAGCCACTCTTTGGGAGTTTCTCCGCCAGAGTCCCGAGACCGTCGCTGGACgcggcatgcatgcagggaagCGACGCGCGAGCTTGTCGAGCAGCAGCGTTCGCCGAGGAGATCGACCGACTGAAGGCGAGACTGGAGCTCTCCGCTGTGCTGCTAGATGGCCGTGGTggcaagggagaagaggcagggaCCACCGCTGTG includes these proteins:
- a CDS encoding internal kinesin motor domain protein (encoded by transcript TGME49_287160), whose protein sequence is MLASPQGDPETGVSPVSDGAWRASVGGRPRPDTSDRGESDAGCTARTATSPPPRSLPRIAVVVRKRPLNEAERKRNEADLVQTRGRNAVLVDEPREKVDLTPYVMRHEFRVDFAFDEKSTNDEVYRAVVRPLVEACCLGDANTSCFAYGQTGSGKTYTMLGPQPYGRGVEAGVFELAAEDIFKCLEGGEKDAFVSFFEIYNGKLFDLLQNRKLVAALENGKKEVVVRDLRMEQVRDKEMLLSKMIEGIELRKIGVNSVNDESSRSHAILQVIFRKRNSGEACGRIAFIDLAGSERGADTLQHSRQTQQDGAGINRSLLALKECIRAMDQDKGHIPFRDSELTKVLREIFVGRSSRSVMIATVSPSTSCCEQTLNTLRYASRVKNFRQTPPQPTAVVPASSPLPPRPSSSTAESSSLAFSRSISSANAAARQARASLPCMHAASSDGLGTLAEKLPKSGFDEPHLGALGEFPTPHLAEATHALSPLESGSPSRVSAKGARAKGEGLGRAGSAAGPRAQGSTRSRARPETVPARSSLEKLHEEASSSSDARAETDAEMHASGPLRLAAGLGPGVAAGADVQRDRSSLSASTCAPSSCERLSSCGSAQTAQRRAASVRPSRPATSQASPQLERRGGEPKSAEDAEPSGERDKRYRGASSGGSVARPVTGPGPSLGMGRPLTRLQASSGSSEEFRSSQDLDAEEGEMENGPAFLATRSTSRKLATGSRAAPERASLLPRLRGTRAACASPFGASRTSLGAASPVPNLPDSASPDVETLGFGSEPKTTRGRGGEAFEISLGSDGGRKKGALRAALPKAEESSSEATPRSEGLSATRLYKTTRLLGKPVARSRGLRSATAVSEPNAQGVREKRSSDVEKGDSSSSEKDASAPGKARGGGRPGAASTPPLSLLRKSWLRANHEQQAQDGALVCPDGSSIIFVPRHGRAREASPLSSREKKPTATALARSVGPNASPEDAEMAERADGGLGLSKKRREDEAEACGDARRDQRSEDAAPRGARVTVPSYLVDKEELRPASAAVPPRAAAFPSKLPRPSPGAHAPGLSLDAGLGGDREKIKSPVAVALDASSQRLLAHLLPRAGFRGATLASPRRAPEQAAAGERGEASGDAPALVKRKKQGEENARDACVAESAKGSAREERIHFGCGREPQTILQEAFACNADYHNLDLAELDRLQDAVADRRDTCMQQLLQLAKKRAEEASSRHGINESQQDILVCRLHQANPGSSEFGEYMRQRMEADFRKLLAMRQLWVEAEELRMLNRLLTSEYQTKSGAARAPAPGGALPEAGLSPSSRRLGAGDGDSASPSFWKKPDLETARDVEMTEAFSSPPLLSGCSPVAESGISA